In Juglans regia cultivar Chandler chromosome 5, Walnut 2.0, whole genome shotgun sequence, the following are encoded in one genomic region:
- the LOC108985392 gene encoding aldehyde dehydrogenase family 3 member F1-like isoform X1, with the protein MESVGDLERDLEGMREYYSQGKTKEASWRKSQLKGLLTLLKEKEEDIFKALKQDLGKHHVEAFRDEIGTLTKSLNNALGSLKEWMSGRKAILPKIAVLSTAEIVPEPLGLVLIFSSWNYPFGLSLEPLIGAIAAGNTVVLKLSELAPACASLLANTIPNFVDNKAVKVFQGGPTVAEQLLQQKWDKIFFTGSARTGRLVLSAAAKHLTPVTLELGGKCPAVVDSLSSSFDRKAAVKRIVVGKYGACAGQACIAIDYILAERKNISTLVEMMKVIIKEMFGGNPIESHSIARIINKQHFLRLKNLLEDPNVKASIVYGGSLDEDHLFIEPTILVDPPLEAAIMTEEIFGPLLPIISLEKIEDSIQFLNSRPKPLAIYCFTKNKSLERRMISETSSGGVVFNDAIIQYAADSLPFGGVGESGVGRYHGKFSFDTFSHEKAITRRSFLTDFWFRYPPWNAHKWQLLECAYNSDYLGLLLVILGLKKPRRGSYQPAYSH; encoded by the exons ATGGAGAGTGTAGGAGATTTGGAAAGAGATCTAGAGGGTATGAGGGAGTATTACAGTCAGGGAAAGACCAAGGAAGCATCTTGGAGGAAGTCACAGCTCAAAGGGTTGCTTACTCTCCTAAAGGAGAAAGAGGAAGATATCTTTAAGGCTCTTAAGCAGGACTTGGGAAAACATCATGTTGAGGCTTTCAGAGATGAG ATAGGAACCTTGACAAAGTCCCTGAATAATGCATTGGGGTCTTTAAAAGAATGGATGTCAGGTAGAAAG GCTATACTGCCAAAGATTGCTGTGCTTAGTACTGCTGAAATTGTTCCAGAGCCGCTTGGCCTTGTCCTCATTTTTTCATCTTGGAATTATCCCTTTG GACTGTCCTTGGAACCACTGATAGGGGCAATAGCTGCTGGAAACACAGTGGTTCTAAAGCTGTCGGAGTTAGCTCCTGCCTGTGCTTCTCTTTTAGCAAATACTATCCCCAATTTTGTGGACAATAAGGCTGTCAAGGTTTTCCAAGGAGGACCAACTGTTGCTGAACAACTCCTGCAGCAGAAATGGGACAAAATCTTCTTTACAG GAAGTGCACGTACTGGACGGCTTGTTCTTTCTGCTGCTGCAAAGCATCTGACACCTGTTACTCTGGAGTTGGGTGGAAAATGCCCTGCTGTTGTTGATTCCCTTTCTAGTTCTTTTGATAGGAAG GCTGCTGTAAAGCGAATTGTTGTTGGGAAATACGGGGCCTGTGCTGGACAAGCGTGCATAGCAATAGATTATATCCTTgcagaaaggaaaaatatatcaaCTCTG GTAGAGATGATGAAGGTCATCATCAAAGAAATGTTTGGAGGAAACCCAATAGAATCGCACAGTATTGCAAGGATaataaacaaacaacatttcttgAGATTGAAGAATCTTCTGGAGGACCCAAATGTTAAGGCTTCTATTGTTTATGGTGGTTCATTGGACGAAGATCACTT GTTCATAGAGCCAACAATCTTGGTGGATCCCCCACTTGAAGCAGCAATCATGACAGAAGAAATCTTTGGTCCATTGCTTCCAATAATTTCA TTGGAGAAGATTGAAGACAGTATACAATTCCTGAATTCAAGACCCAAACCACTTGCTATATAttgttttaccaaaaataaatcattggaGAGACGGATGATATCTGAAACATCATCCGGAGGCGTGGTGTTCAATGATGCAATTATTCAA TATGCTGCTGATTCCCTCCCATTCGGAGGAGTTGGTGAAAGTGGGGTGGGCAGGTACCATGGAAAGTTCTCATTTGACACATTCAGCCATGAGAAGGCTATCACAAGAAGAAGTTTTCTCACTGATTTTTGGTTTAGATATCCTCCATGGAATGCTCACAAGTGGCAACTCCTTGAGTGCGCTTATAATTCAGATTATCTTGGATTACTCCTTGTCATACTGGGCTTGAAGAAGCCTAGAAGAGGATCATACCAACCTGCATATTCCCACTGA
- the LOC108985392 gene encoding aldehyde dehydrogenase family 3 member F1-like isoform X2 yields the protein MESVGDLERDLEGMREYYSQGKTKEASWRKSQLKGLLTLLKEKEEDIFKALKQDLGKHHVEAFRDEAILPKIAVLSTAEIVPEPLGLVLIFSSWNYPFGLSLEPLIGAIAAGNTVVLKLSELAPACASLLANTIPNFVDNKAVKVFQGGPTVAEQLLQQKWDKIFFTGSARTGRLVLSAAAKHLTPVTLELGGKCPAVVDSLSSSFDRKAAVKRIVVGKYGACAGQACIAIDYILAERKNISTLVEMMKVIIKEMFGGNPIESHSIARIINKQHFLRLKNLLEDPNVKASIVYGGSLDEDHLFIEPTILVDPPLEAAIMTEEIFGPLLPIISLEKIEDSIQFLNSRPKPLAIYCFTKNKSLERRMISETSSGGVVFNDAIIQYAADSLPFGGVGESGVGRYHGKFSFDTFSHEKAITRRSFLTDFWFRYPPWNAHKWQLLECAYNSDYLGLLLVILGLKKPRRGSYQPAYSH from the exons ATGGAGAGTGTAGGAGATTTGGAAAGAGATCTAGAGGGTATGAGGGAGTATTACAGTCAGGGAAAGACCAAGGAAGCATCTTGGAGGAAGTCACAGCTCAAAGGGTTGCTTACTCTCCTAAAGGAGAAAGAGGAAGATATCTTTAAGGCTCTTAAGCAGGACTTGGGAAAACATCATGTTGAGGCTTTCAGAGATGAG GCTATACTGCCAAAGATTGCTGTGCTTAGTACTGCTGAAATTGTTCCAGAGCCGCTTGGCCTTGTCCTCATTTTTTCATCTTGGAATTATCCCTTTG GACTGTCCTTGGAACCACTGATAGGGGCAATAGCTGCTGGAAACACAGTGGTTCTAAAGCTGTCGGAGTTAGCTCCTGCCTGTGCTTCTCTTTTAGCAAATACTATCCCCAATTTTGTGGACAATAAGGCTGTCAAGGTTTTCCAAGGAGGACCAACTGTTGCTGAACAACTCCTGCAGCAGAAATGGGACAAAATCTTCTTTACAG GAAGTGCACGTACTGGACGGCTTGTTCTTTCTGCTGCTGCAAAGCATCTGACACCTGTTACTCTGGAGTTGGGTGGAAAATGCCCTGCTGTTGTTGATTCCCTTTCTAGTTCTTTTGATAGGAAG GCTGCTGTAAAGCGAATTGTTGTTGGGAAATACGGGGCCTGTGCTGGACAAGCGTGCATAGCAATAGATTATATCCTTgcagaaaggaaaaatatatcaaCTCTG GTAGAGATGATGAAGGTCATCATCAAAGAAATGTTTGGAGGAAACCCAATAGAATCGCACAGTATTGCAAGGATaataaacaaacaacatttcttgAGATTGAAGAATCTTCTGGAGGACCCAAATGTTAAGGCTTCTATTGTTTATGGTGGTTCATTGGACGAAGATCACTT GTTCATAGAGCCAACAATCTTGGTGGATCCCCCACTTGAAGCAGCAATCATGACAGAAGAAATCTTTGGTCCATTGCTTCCAATAATTTCA TTGGAGAAGATTGAAGACAGTATACAATTCCTGAATTCAAGACCCAAACCACTTGCTATATAttgttttaccaaaaataaatcattggaGAGACGGATGATATCTGAAACATCATCCGGAGGCGTGGTGTTCAATGATGCAATTATTCAA TATGCTGCTGATTCCCTCCCATTCGGAGGAGTTGGTGAAAGTGGGGTGGGCAGGTACCATGGAAAGTTCTCATTTGACACATTCAGCCATGAGAAGGCTATCACAAGAAGAAGTTTTCTCACTGATTTTTGGTTTAGATATCCTCCATGGAATGCTCACAAGTGGCAACTCCTTGAGTGCGCTTATAATTCAGATTATCTTGGATTACTCCTTGTCATACTGGGCTTGAAGAAGCCTAGAAGAGGATCATACCAACCTGCATATTCCCACTGA
- the LOC108985390 gene encoding polyadenylate-binding protein RBP47B' isoform X2, with protein MATMSSQGYYQPTTVEEVRTLWIGDLQYWVDESYLHTCFAHTGEVVSIKIIRNKITGQPEGYGFVEFVSHAAAERILQAYNGTQMPGTEQTFRLNWASFGIGEKRPDAGPEHSIFVGDLAPDVTDYLLQETFRVQYPSVRGAKVVTDPNTGRSKGYGFVKFSDEAERNRAMTEMNGVYCSTRPMRISAATPKKTTTVQPYTAAKAAYPVPVYTTPVPMLPADYDANNTTIFVGNLDPNVSEEELKQTFLQFGEIVYVKIPVGKGCGFVQFGTRASAEDAIQKMQGKMIGQQIVRISWGRSPTAKQEIPGSWGQQVDPSQWSAYYGYGQGYDAYTYGSTNDPSLYAYSSYAGYAQYPQTVDGVQEMAAMAGAVPAVEQREELYDPLATPDVDKLNAAYLSIHGSAILGRPLWLKTSSLSQQG; from the exons ATGGCAACGATGTCGTCTCAGGGTTACTATCAGCCAACTACGGTGGAGGAAGTCAGAACTCTCTGGATAGGTGATTTGCAGTACTGGGTCGACGAGTCCTACCTGCATACCTGCTTTGCTCACACTGGCGAg GTAGTATCAATAAAGATTATACGTAACAAGATCACTGGCCAGCCTGAGGGTTATGGGTTTGTTGAGTTTGTTTCCCATGCAGCAGCTGAAAGGATTCTTCAGGCTTACAATGGGACTCAAATGCCTGGAACTGAACAAACTTTCAGGTTAAATTGGGCTTCTTTTGGTATTGGGGAAAAGCGTCCTGATGCTGGGCCTGaacattctatttttgtgggAGATTTAGCACCTGATGTTACTGATTATCTGTTGCAAGAGACCTTTCGAGTTCAATATCCATCTGTTAGAGGTGCCAAGGTTGTGACTGATCCAAATACTGGACGCTCAAAGGGATATGGATTTGTTAAGTTTTCTGATGAGGCTGAAAGGAATCGTGCTATGACTGAAATGAATGGTGTGTATTGCTCAACTAGGCCGATGCGCATTAGTGCAGCTACACCGAAGAAGACCACTACTGTTCAACCATATACTGCAGCTAAAg CAGCATATCCAGTGCCAGTGTATACAACGCCAGTGCCCATGCTTCCAGCAGATTATGATGCTAATAATACTACA ATTTTTGTTGGTAACTTGGATCCCAATGTCTCGGAAGAGGAGCTGAAGCAAACGTTTTTGCAGTTTGGGGAAATTGTCTATGTCAAGATACCTGTGGGCAAAGGATGTGGATTTGTACAGTTTGGGACAAG AGCATCTGCTGAAGATGCAATCCAAAAGATGCAGGGGAAGATGATTGGTCAACAAATTGTCCGCATTTCTTGGGGTAGGAGTCCGACTGCTAAACAG GAGATTCCCGGTAGCTGGGGTCAGCAAGTAGATCCGAGTCAATGGAGTGCTTATTATGGTTATGGACAAGGCTATGATGCCTATACTTATGGTTCTACAAATGATCCTTCATTATATGCGTACAGTTCATATGCTGGTTATGCACAATACCCTCAGACT GTTGATGGTGTTCAAGAGATGGCAGCCATGGCAGGTGCTGTGCCTGCTGTAGAACAAAGAGAGGAGTTATATGATCCATTGGCTACGCCTGATGTTGATAA GTTAAATGCTGCGTACCTCTCTATTCATGGAAGTGCCATTTTAGGGCGGCCTTTATGGCTGAAAACCTCATCACTGTCGCAGCAAGGGTAG
- the LOC108985390 gene encoding polyadenylate-binding protein RBP47B' isoform X3: MATMSSQGYYQPTTVEEVRTLWIGDLQYWVDESYLHTCFAHTGEVVSIKIIRNKITGQPEGYGFVEFVSHAAAERILQAYNGTQMPGTEQTFRLNWASFGIGEKRPDAGPEHSIFVGDLAPDVTDYLLQETFRVQYPSVRGAKVVTDPNTGRSKGYGFVKFSDEAERNRAMTEMNGVYCSTRPMRISAATPKKTTTVQPYTAAKAYPVPVYTTPVPMLPADYDANNTTIFVGNLDPNVSEEELKQTFLQFGEIVYVKIPVGKGCGFVQFGTRASAEDAIQKMQGKMIGQQIVRISWGRSPTAKQEIPGSWGQQVDPSQWSAYYGYGQGYDAYTYGSTNDPSLYAYSSYAGYAQYPQTVDGVQEMAAMAGAVPAVEQREELYDPLATPDVDKLNAAYLSIHGSAILGRPLWLKTSSLSQQG, from the exons ATGGCAACGATGTCGTCTCAGGGTTACTATCAGCCAACTACGGTGGAGGAAGTCAGAACTCTCTGGATAGGTGATTTGCAGTACTGGGTCGACGAGTCCTACCTGCATACCTGCTTTGCTCACACTGGCGAg GTAGTATCAATAAAGATTATACGTAACAAGATCACTGGCCAGCCTGAGGGTTATGGGTTTGTTGAGTTTGTTTCCCATGCAGCAGCTGAAAGGATTCTTCAGGCTTACAATGGGACTCAAATGCCTGGAACTGAACAAACTTTCAGGTTAAATTGGGCTTCTTTTGGTATTGGGGAAAAGCGTCCTGATGCTGGGCCTGaacattctatttttgtgggAGATTTAGCACCTGATGTTACTGATTATCTGTTGCAAGAGACCTTTCGAGTTCAATATCCATCTGTTAGAGGTGCCAAGGTTGTGACTGATCCAAATACTGGACGCTCAAAGGGATATGGATTTGTTAAGTTTTCTGATGAGGCTGAAAGGAATCGTGCTATGACTGAAATGAATGGTGTGTATTGCTCAACTAGGCCGATGCGCATTAGTGCAGCTACACCGAAGAAGACCACTACTGTTCAACCATATACTGCAGCTAAAg CATATCCAGTGCCAGTGTATACAACGCCAGTGCCCATGCTTCCAGCAGATTATGATGCTAATAATACTACA ATTTTTGTTGGTAACTTGGATCCCAATGTCTCGGAAGAGGAGCTGAAGCAAACGTTTTTGCAGTTTGGGGAAATTGTCTATGTCAAGATACCTGTGGGCAAAGGATGTGGATTTGTACAGTTTGGGACAAG AGCATCTGCTGAAGATGCAATCCAAAAGATGCAGGGGAAGATGATTGGTCAACAAATTGTCCGCATTTCTTGGGGTAGGAGTCCGACTGCTAAACAG GAGATTCCCGGTAGCTGGGGTCAGCAAGTAGATCCGAGTCAATGGAGTGCTTATTATGGTTATGGACAAGGCTATGATGCCTATACTTATGGTTCTACAAATGATCCTTCATTATATGCGTACAGTTCATATGCTGGTTATGCACAATACCCTCAGACT GTTGATGGTGTTCAAGAGATGGCAGCCATGGCAGGTGCTGTGCCTGCTGTAGAACAAAGAGAGGAGTTATATGATCCATTGGCTACGCCTGATGTTGATAA GTTAAATGCTGCGTACCTCTCTATTCATGGAAGTGCCATTTTAGGGCGGCCTTTATGGCTGAAAACCTCATCACTGTCGCAGCAAGGGTAG
- the LOC108985390 gene encoding polyadenylate-binding protein RBP47B' isoform X1, with protein sequence MATMSSQGYYQPTTVEEVRTLWIGDLQYWVDESYLHTCFAHTGEVVSIKIIRNKITGQPEGYGFVEFVSHAAAERILQAYNGTQMPGTEQTFRLNWASFGIGEKRPDAGPEHSIFVGDLAPDVTDYLLQETFRVQYPSVRGAKVVTDPNTGRSKGYGFVKFSDEAERNRAMTEMNGVYCSTRPMRISAATPKKTTTVQPYTAAKAAAYPVPVYTTPVPMLPADYDANNTTIFVGNLDPNVSEEELKQTFLQFGEIVYVKIPVGKGCGFVQFGTRASAEDAIQKMQGKMIGQQIVRISWGRSPTAKQEIPGSWGQQVDPSQWSAYYGYGQGYDAYTYGSTNDPSLYAYSSYAGYAQYPQTVDGVQEMAAMAGAVPAVEQREELYDPLATPDVDKLNAAYLSIHGSAILGRPLWLKTSSLSQQG encoded by the exons ATGGCAACGATGTCGTCTCAGGGTTACTATCAGCCAACTACGGTGGAGGAAGTCAGAACTCTCTGGATAGGTGATTTGCAGTACTGGGTCGACGAGTCCTACCTGCATACCTGCTTTGCTCACACTGGCGAg GTAGTATCAATAAAGATTATACGTAACAAGATCACTGGCCAGCCTGAGGGTTATGGGTTTGTTGAGTTTGTTTCCCATGCAGCAGCTGAAAGGATTCTTCAGGCTTACAATGGGACTCAAATGCCTGGAACTGAACAAACTTTCAGGTTAAATTGGGCTTCTTTTGGTATTGGGGAAAAGCGTCCTGATGCTGGGCCTGaacattctatttttgtgggAGATTTAGCACCTGATGTTACTGATTATCTGTTGCAAGAGACCTTTCGAGTTCAATATCCATCTGTTAGAGGTGCCAAGGTTGTGACTGATCCAAATACTGGACGCTCAAAGGGATATGGATTTGTTAAGTTTTCTGATGAGGCTGAAAGGAATCGTGCTATGACTGAAATGAATGGTGTGTATTGCTCAACTAGGCCGATGCGCATTAGTGCAGCTACACCGAAGAAGACCACTACTGTTCAACCATATACTGCAGCTAAAg CAGCAGCATATCCAGTGCCAGTGTATACAACGCCAGTGCCCATGCTTCCAGCAGATTATGATGCTAATAATACTACA ATTTTTGTTGGTAACTTGGATCCCAATGTCTCGGAAGAGGAGCTGAAGCAAACGTTTTTGCAGTTTGGGGAAATTGTCTATGTCAAGATACCTGTGGGCAAAGGATGTGGATTTGTACAGTTTGGGACAAG AGCATCTGCTGAAGATGCAATCCAAAAGATGCAGGGGAAGATGATTGGTCAACAAATTGTCCGCATTTCTTGGGGTAGGAGTCCGACTGCTAAACAG GAGATTCCCGGTAGCTGGGGTCAGCAAGTAGATCCGAGTCAATGGAGTGCTTATTATGGTTATGGACAAGGCTATGATGCCTATACTTATGGTTCTACAAATGATCCTTCATTATATGCGTACAGTTCATATGCTGGTTATGCACAATACCCTCAGACT GTTGATGGTGTTCAAGAGATGGCAGCCATGGCAGGTGCTGTGCCTGCTGTAGAACAAAGAGAGGAGTTATATGATCCATTGGCTACGCCTGATGTTGATAA GTTAAATGCTGCGTACCTCTCTATTCATGGAAGTGCCATTTTAGGGCGGCCTTTATGGCTGAAAACCTCATCACTGTCGCAGCAAGGGTAG
- the LOC108985388 gene encoding 1-acyl-sn-glycerol-3-phosphate acyltransferase PLS1-like: protein MDAKKTASCLPFGIAFICTGILVNLIQATCFLIVRPLSKTLFRRINGAVTEILWLLVIWLMDWWSGLKVQLYTDHMDTYRLMGKEHAILMPNHTCDVDILLVWLLAQRFDCLRSALMVVKKSSKYLPIYGWASWFFEFIFLDRSWEKDEHYLKSSLKGLKDFPKPFWLTMFVEGTRMTEDKLLVAQEFAASRGLPVPRNVLVPRTKGFVAAVKHMRSFVPAVYDVTLAVSKGHPLPSLVRIFEKQPSEVKIYIKRYSMKELPESDGDIAQWCKDRFVEKDAMLEEFRAEGTFEGKEIIPDGGRSLKSLLVFITCLCMCCVGIYKFCQAFSLLSTWKGNAIIAGGLAMVVLIGNIFIAYTKLPKRALIAAAAAAAKANIN, encoded by the exons ATGGACGCCAAAAAAACAGCCAGTTGCCTTCCATTTGGCATCGCATTCATCTGCACAGGCATCCTCGTTAATCTTatccaa gCCACTTGCTTCCTGATTGTTCGACCTCTATCAAAGACTTTGTTCAGAAGGATCAATGGAGCTGTTACAGAAATTTTGTGGTTGCTCGTCATTTGGCTCATGGACTGGTGGTCAGGACTCaag GTTCAATTATATACAGATCATATGGATACTTATCGATTAATGG GTAAAGAACATGCAATTCTCATGCCAAATCACACGTGTGATGTCGATATATTATTGGTTTGGCTTCTAGCTCAG CGCTTCGATTGCCTTCGTAGTGCACTGATGGTTGTGaagaaatcttcaaaatatCTTCCG ATCTATGGCTGGGCAAGTTGGTTCTTTGAGTTCATTTTTCTGGATCGAAGCTGGGAAAAAGAtgaacactacttgaag TCAAGTCTGAAGGGGCTGAAGGATTTTCCCAAGCCATTTTGGCTAACCATGTTTGTTGAGGGAACTCGAATGACAGAAGATAAGCTTTTGGTAGCTCAAGAGTTTGCTGCTTCAAGAGGGTTGCCTGTTCCTAGAAATGTCCTGGTCCCTCGCACCAAG GGTTTTGTTGCTGCAGTAAAACATATGCGCTCCTTTGTTCCAGCTGTTTATGATGTTACCTTGGCTGTTTCCAAAGGTCATCCTCTTCCTTCCTTggtgagaatatttgaaaagcAACCTTCTGAG gttaaaatttacattaaacGATATTCGATGAAAGAATTGCCAGAATCTGACGGTGACATTGCCCAATGGTGCAAAGATAGATTTGTGGAAAAg GATGCAATGCTGGAAGAGTTCCGAGCTGAGGGTACATTTGAGGGGAAGGAAATAATTCCAGATGGAGGCCGTTCCTTAAAGTCACTACTT gTCTTCATTACTTGTTTGTGTATGTGTTGTGTGGGGATCTACAAATTCTGTCAAGCATTTTCCCTATTATCCACATGGAAAGGAAATGCCATTATAGCTGGTGGATTGGCCATGGTGGTTCTCATTGGCAATATCTTCATTGCATACACAAAGCTGCCAAAAAGAGCTCTcattgctgctgctgctgctgctgctaaagcaaatattaattaa